The nucleotide sequence GTTTTTCACAGCATTTGAAACTTGAGAATACAATCTCTTTCAACTACAACAACTTATATGGTATAAGTATGAGTTTTTACCGAGCACGAAGCCTATCTTCAAGCTCCTTCATTGAAGGAGGGCATACAAATATAAACATGGCATCAAGAGAACTCGCCTTCACAGACCTCGCTCCTTGAACATCAATGTCAAGTATGCATCTCTACAATGATCAATTTAAAAATCAGCAGCATGAAGGAGAACACACAAGAGATGATGCTCTTTGTATTACCTTTCCTGAATCTGTTACAACCTCAACAGATTCAATACTGGTTCCGTATAGATTACCATGAACAGAAGCAAACTCAAGAAACTTCCCGTCATTAATCTCTTTCTCCATCACAGTTTTATCAGTGAAATGGTAGTGAACACCGTTATTCTCCATACACCTCGGAGAACGAGTCGTGTGGCTCACAGAGAAACCAAACATGGAAGGAAACTCTTTCATGAGCATTGTTATAAGCGTTCCTTTGCCAACTCCTGAAGGACCGCTTATGACTATAGGCTTCTCTGCGTTTCCTCTCACTCCTTTGCTCCAAGCAACAACCTCTTTTCCTAAGAGTTTCCTTTGTTCCCGGACAAAAGGACTGTCCACCTACATATCAATGCTCAGACATGATGAGAATAAGACTCTCTAAAGTTCTAATGGTAGCAACATTGAGGTGTGACTAAGGACTAACCTCCAGGAACCATATAGAGTCATCAGAAGCTGAATCTTTTTTGATAACTAGAATCCGTCCTTGTTTAAGAACAATGGCAGAGTAAGCCTTGCAGGGCATAGGGCCTGTTCCAAGAACAGTAGGACTAGACCTGAAACACACACCCTCAAATCCTTTAAGAATCCACATTAATGGAAGAAGAAACCAATAGAACACATACCACTTGTTAGTGATTTTGTCATGAATCTGAACTCCAAGGAACAATGGGTTCTCTTCATGACTTCCACCAATCACAAACTGAAAAAAAGAGATCAAACCAAAGGCTGATAATGTTGAAtcaatttcacattccaaaaacatGAAACTGAGAGGCTTACGGATCTATCTCCAATTTGAACTGATGTATCTTGGGATTTTAGAAGACAGCCATTGGTGTGTCCATTCTCCAGATGATCCACAAATAAAGCTGGTGGTCCTCCCTATTAACAAGAAACCAAAATCATCCCAAGCAAAACAATGAATAGCAACGAAGTGAATCGCGCCAAAAGAGGCTCACCATAGAGGCTTTTTCTATGCTTTCCAAGAAGAGCCTGAGCTATGGCACAATCACAACATTAAGAGATCAAAAACAAACTAAAGACAGAACAAAACAAGAGGCtgcagaccaaaaaaaaaaaaaagacagagcaAAACAACTTTTGTCTAAATCAAAAAGATTAGACCTTTTCGTGTTTTCTGCAGAAACATTCAAAACCCAAAATGCAGTCGCAGAatcataaaagta is from Brassica napus cultivar Da-Ae chromosome A4, Da-Ae, whole genome shotgun sequence and encodes:
- the LOC106382824 gene encoding guanylate kinase 2-like isoform X1, whose product is MGGPPALFVDHLENGHTNGCLLKSQDTSVQIGDRSFVIGGSHEENPLFLGVQIHDKITNKWSSPTVLGTGPMPCKAYSAIVLKQGRILVIKKDSASDDSIWFLEVDSPFVREQRKLLGKEVVAWSKGVRGNAEKPIVISGPSGVGKGTLITMLMKEFPSMFGFSVSHTTRSPRCMENNGVHYHFTDKTVMEKEINDGKFLEFASVHGNLYGTSIESVEVVTDSGKRCILDIDVQGARSVKASSLDAMFIFVCPPSMKELEDRLRARGTETEEQIQKRLRNAEAEIRAGKSSGIFGHILYNDNLEECYKSLKDLLGINDDAPVNGLEVEGINLPKEHTATKMEDKILIQETGEATKNNMIVLDLSSINGGAPGRTRGIGLDTVNSS
- the LOC106382824 gene encoding guanylate kinase 2-like isoform X2, whose amino-acid sequence is MPCKAYSAIVLKQGRILVIKKDSASDDSIWFLEVDSPFVREQRKLLGKEVVAWSKGVRGNAEKPIVISGPSGVGKGTLITMLMKEFPSMFGFSVSHTTRSPRCMENNGVHYHFTDKTVMEKEINDGKFLEFASVHGNLYGTSIESVEVVTDSGKRCILDIDVQGARSVKASSLDAMFIFVCPPSMKELEDRLRARGTETEEQIQKRLRNAEAEIRAGKSSGIFGHILYNDNLEECYKSLKDLLGINDDAPVNGLEVEGINLPKEHTATKMEDKILIQETGEATKNNMIVLDLSSINGGAPGRTRGIGLDTVNSS